A DNA window from Megalopta genalis isolate 19385.01 unplaced genomic scaffold, iyMegGena1_principal scaffold0893, whole genome shotgun sequence contains the following coding sequences:
- the LOC143263624 gene encoding uncharacterized protein LOC143263624 → MAEDLKPLMIERGTVKAALTRFKTFICKFATTTSVGSLKKRLDANVCLLDNFNRVQTRIEILVAGTDAEAAHAIEREEFETAYFDLIDQVEIVIARATPEQSRITTNSPISAQTADTAINIRLPTLQLPSFDGNYSDWVKFKDTFTSVIHENNSLTDIQRFHYLNTSLKGVAARVIQALGVSGTNYRHAWELLKSRYEDSTSLKRHHVNSLLDLKSIQRESDITLREFLDEATNHRIALMSLGESVETWDTMLVPLLSKKLGQVSMREWERRIISQSEMPTFGQFSAFIEERSKYLANIAVSVQIAAPRVDQRPRGTNNTPHYNYIASHVVNSAGCPACKANHAIYNCEKFKNSDLNTKTKIVQEARLCFNCLSSGHRVRACTRSHCKQCGRKHHSLLHNPEFKRAEEGYADTGESDSREPPVLTANVANTIGHAVLSTAIVYVKDKGGQSHKCRIHREKIEIPSHIELADPEFHLQRPIDMLIGAGLFWTLLCVGQHKSTPNRLLQKTQLGWVLGGTPTWADKKLPQNNMCCLATLNDLQSQLERFWDIEELTPNNRNQCSENMFGITCAKGGIFDRDQISTNATSTSKFQCATVPKCISGQWRTTQGGRKTIQRTHRLRPKDSSIQNSCQNMRRDQRLTFEELYTLLTQIESCLNSRPLSPLSSDPTDLNPLTPGHFLIGTALTTLPSHDLRDIKVTRLNRYQLIQQMVQHFWQRWQRECIQQLQQRHKWQHSTTSKLAVDSLVIIKEDNLPPLQWSMGRIVQ, encoded by the exons ATGGCGGAAGATCTCAAACCGTTGATGATCGAGCGCGGAACGGTCAAGGCTGCACTCACGCGGTTTAAgacatttatttgcaaattcgCGACCACGACTTCGGTGGGCTCTCTTAAGAAACGGTTAGATGCAAATGTATGTCTCCTTGACAATTTTAATAGAGTTCAAACGAGAATCGAAATACTCGTAGCTGGAACGGACGCCGAAGCAGCGCACGCGATCGAGCGCGAAGAATTCGAGACTGCGTATTTTGATCTGATAGATCAAGTCGAAATAGTCATTGCCCGTGCCACTCCGGAACAGAGTAGGATAACCACGAACAGCCCGATATCCGCGCAGACTGCAGATACCGCAATAAACATTAGATTACCGACACTGCAACTGCCTTCCTTTGATGGCAATTACAGTGATTGGGTGAAATTTAAAGACACATTTACATCAGTGATTCATGAGAATAATTCATTAACAGACATACAACGGTTCCATTATTTAAATACCTCACTCAAGGGGGTAGCGGCTCGTGTGATTCAAGCGTTAGGCGTGTCCGGAACAAATTACAGACATGCATGGGAATTACTCAAGTCGCGATATGAAGACTCTACAAGTCTCAAGCGGCACCATGTAAATTCATTACTTGATTTAAAATCCATTCAAAGGGAATCAGACATCACATTGCGGGAATTTCTGGACGAAGCTACAAATCATAGAATAGCGTTAATGTCTTTGGGTGAATCGGTTGAAACTTGGGATACCATGTTAGTTCCATTATTGTCCAAAAAGTTAGGTCAAGTGTCCATGAGAGAATGGGAAAGGAGAATAATATCTCAGTCGGAAATGCCTACATTTGGTCAATTCTCTGCGTTTATAGAAGAACGTTCcaaatatttagcaaatatcgCGGTCAGTGTTCAGATAGCTGCACCCAGGGTCGACCAGCGACCTCGAGGAACAAACAATACCCCTCATTACAACTACATAGCTTCGCATGTAGTTAACTCAGCCGGGTGCCCCGCATGTAAGGCCAATCACGCGATATATAACTGTGAGAAATTTAAGAACAgcgatttaaatacaaaaacaaAGATAGTGCAAGAAGCCCGGCTGTGCTTCAATTGTTTGTCATCGGGACATCGGGTACGGGCGTGTACACGGAGTCATTGCAAACAGTGTGGAAGGAAGCATCATTCCTTATTACATAATCCCGAATTCAAACGCGCAGAAGAAGGCTACGCGGATACAGGAGAATCAGATTCGCGAGAACCCCCAGTACTCACAGCTAACGTAGCAAATACAATAGGGCATGCCGTATTATCGACAGCAATAGTTTATGTCAAGGACAAGGGTGGTCAGTCACATAAATGCAGG ATACAtagagaaaaaatagaaattccaaGTCACATAGAGCTAGCCGATCCAGAATTCCATTTACAACGGCCAATAGATATGCTCATTGGAGCAGGGCTATTTTGGACATTGCTATGTGTCGGTCAACACAAATCAACTCCCAACCGGCTCTTGCAAAAGACCCAACTCGGTTGGGTTTTGGGAGGCACTCCTACCTGGGCAGATAAGAAATTACCACAAAACAATATGTGTTGTTTAGCCACACTCAATGACCTGCAATCTCAATTAGAGAGGTTTTGGGACATAGAGGAACTAACCCCAAACAATAGAAATCAATGCAGCGAGAACATGTTTGGAATTACTTGCGCAAAAGGAGGCATTTTCGACAGAGATCAGATTAGTACAAACGCAACAAGCACTTCCAAATTCCAGTGCGCTACGGTCCCTAAATGTATTTCTGGACAATGGCGGACTACTCAAGGTGGGCGGAAGACTATCCAACGCACCCATAGACTACGACCAAAAGACAGCAGTATACAGAATTCATGTCAGAATATGAGAC GAGATCAGAGGCTCACGTTCGAAGAGCTATATACGTTACTGACGCAAATAGAATCCTGTTTAAATTCACGTCCACTTTCACCATTATCCTCAGATCCCACAGACCTAAACCCTTTGACTCCTGGGCATTTTTTAATTGGTACTGCCCTTACAACACTGCCATCTCATGACCTACGAGATATCAAGGTCACTCGACTTAACAGATACCAGCTAATCCAGCAAATGGTCCAGCATTTCTGGCAAAGGTGGCAGCGGGAATGTATACAACAGTTGCAGCAACGACACAAATGGCAGCATTCCACCACGTCGAAATTAGCCGTGGATTCCTTGGTCATCATCAAGGAGGACAATCTACCCCCGTTACAGTGGAGCATGGGAAGAATCGTTCAG